The genomic window GCATTCCACGAGCTTAAAGTCGGCGAACGACATGACAAAATGCCGGCCTCGGCGGCCGGCGGTGACTTCCGTGCGGATTTCCCCGACGATCATCCAGGTGTTACCGGTGGTTCCGGGCCGTGACCCGGCCGGAGTCGGAGGACGAATGTCGATCCGCCGGTCTCGCCGGGGTGGTAGTCGACGTCGCCCTGGTTGGCCCGGGCCAGTTCCCGGACGATGTAGAGGCCCAGCCCGGTGCCGGCCACCTTCCCGGCGGTGGACGCGGCGCGGGCGAACCGGTCGAAGAGCCGGTCCTGGAACTCCGGCGGCACTCCGGGTCCCTCGTCGCGGACTTCGACGGTGACGGCCGGGCCGCGTTGCCGGGCGACGACCGCGGTCACGCCACCGCCGTACTTGGCGGCGTTGCTGATCAGGTTGGTGAGGATCTGATCCAGGTGGCTGGGCTGCATCATCGCGACCAGGTCCGGCGGGCAGACCACCGGCACCCCGCCGGCGGCGGTGGCGACCAGGGCCGCTTCGATGTGGTCGGCGACGTGCACCGGGACGGGTGTCGCCATCAGCCGGCCGGCGTCCAGGCTGACCAGGTCCAGCACCTCCTGGACGATGATCGCGAGCCGCTGCGTGGTGCGGTGCACCTTGCCGACGATCTGCCGGGTGCCGGCGGGCAGGTCCTCCTCGGACAGTGCCAGGTCGAGGTTGCCGAGCATCATCGCCAGCGGGTTGTTGATCTCGTGGCCGAGCATGCCGATCAGGTCGGCCTTGAGCTGGTTGGCGGCCTCCAGTTCGCGGTGCCGGTCGGCCAGGTCCGCGGTCCGGATCCGGACGGTGTCCTCCAGCGAGTCGTAGAGCAGGGCGTTGTCCAGGGCGACCGCGAGCTGCCCGGCGATCAGCCGGACCGCTTCGAGGCGGTCGGTGGCGAAGACACCGTCCTGCCGGTGGTTCTCCAGCAGCAGGACCGCGCCGTCGGCGTCCCGGCTCGGAATCGGCACCGCCAGCAGCGCGCAGGTGCCCAGCCCGGCGAGGTACGGGTCGCGGGCGAAGCGTCCGTCCCGGGTCGCGTCGGCCACCAGCAGCGGTCGGCCGGTCCGCAGGACGTAGCGGACGGCCGATTCGAGCCGGTCCGGTCCGGGCCCGGCCGGGGTGTCGCCGGCGATCTCGGTGGTGTGCCAGTCCCCGGTCCGGTGCCGCAGCACGAGGCGTACGTGGGTGGCCCCGGTCATGGCGCTCAGCACGTCACCGACCTGCCGTTCCAGTCCGGCCAGCGAGGTCGCCGAACTGAGTGCGCGGGAGGCGCGCAGGATCGCCACCAGGTCGATCCGGTCGGTGCCGGCGCCGCTGCCGGAGTCGGGGACGGTGGCCCGCAGGAACGGGTGCCCGGCTTCCAGACGGGCCAGCAGCCCACCGGCGCCCCAGGCCAGGTAGGTGTCGCGGGCTTCCACCAGCAGCCGGTGCCCGGTGTGTGCCATGCCGCGTTCGAGGTGGAAGCGGGCGGCCCGTTCGGCGAGCAGGGCCCGGTGCCACGGCCGGCCGGTCACCTCGTCCAGGCCGGCGTCGAAGTGCCGGGCGGCGGCGTCCGGGTCACCGCGGGCCCAGGCTCGTTCGGCGTCGACCAGGCGCAACAGTGGCCGGAAGTTGCGGGGTGAGTCGGTGGCGCGGGCGGCGAGCCAGTCCCGGAGCCCGCCGAGTTCGGTGCCGGCGGTGGGGTCGCCGTCGCGGAGCCGGGCGGTCAGGCTGAGGCAGCGGACCACCCGGGCCAGGGCGGAGACGTAGAAGCCGCGGATCGCGTCGCGGTGCCGCATCGCCGCGGCGGAGTGCTCGTCCAGGGCTGCCGGGTCGTGCCGGAGCAACGCGGCGAGGGCCCGGTTGACGTGGTGGGTGGCCAGGCCCGGCGGGTAGGTGTGCAGCCCGTCGGGTTCGGGTGGTTCGCAGTCCGGAACCGGTTCACGCAGGCCGCGTACCAGGTCCCGGTATCCGGTGAGGCTGAGCGCGGCGGTCCGGTTGCCGGTGCGCTCAGCGGTGGCCAGGGCGGCGCCGACCTCCTCGGCGACCGTCTCCAGCGAGTCCGCGGTGTCGAAAAGGGCGGCCGCCTGCCGGACGCTGCTCAACCCGGCGACCAGGCCGTCTCCGGCGGCGATCAGGTCGTCACGGGCTTGCGGGCCGGCGTCGGCGATCTCTTCGAGGGGTTCGAACCAGTGCGCTGCCAGGTACAGGTACATGTACCGGGCGACGGCGGTCTCCGCCTGGTAGCCGTGCGCCCGGCCGGTCTCGGCCACGTACCGGCTCAGCCGGTACCCGGTGCGGTAGTCGTCGTACTGGTCGATGGTGGTGCAGATCGCCGCTCCGGCGGCTCCGACGACCGGTGGGCAGACCCCTTCGGTACGCCACAGCCGGTACGCCTGCAGCACCACCCACGCGTGGTGCAGTGTCCCGAGCCGGTAGGCGGGCACCAGCAGCCGGTTGATCAGCCGGCCGGCCGCGAGGACCCGGGGGTCGGTGGTCTCGGCGGCCCGGTCGAGGTCGCCGGGGTGGTCCCGCAGGGCGGCCGTCTCCGCGAGCACGTACGGTGCCAGGTCGTCCGGCGGTTCGATGCCGAAGCGGCGCAGGACGTCCAGGCCGAGGGCCCACGAGGCCTGTGAGTCGCCGCGCTGGGCCAGCAGGTCGACCTGGATCGCGGTGGCGTCGGCAAGCGTGATCAGGTCCGGGGACCGGCCGGCCAGTTCCCGGTAGATCCGGTCGGCTTCGTCGAGCCGGCCCAGGCAGAAGAGGGTGGCGTGCCGGTCCACGGCGATCGCGTCGCACAGTGGGCCCCGGTCCGGGGCGAGCCGGCTCGCCGCGTCGAACAGTTCGGCGGCCACCGGATGGTTGGTGAGCCGTACGGTGCGCCGGCCGGCTTCGTGCAGCAGAGCCGCCGCGGTCTGCCGTTCCGCCGGTCCGGTGATCAGGGCGACGGCGGCCAGGTATTGTTCGGCGGCTTCCTGCTGGTGGCCGGGCCGGGTGGCCAGGCGGCGGGCCAGGGTCAGGTGGGTGTGCTCCCGTTCCGCGGTGGTCTGCAGGTCGTGTGCTGTCTGGTGGATCAGGTCGAGGCGGAAGCGGACGGTTCCGTCGGTGATCAGGATCAGTCCGCCGTCGACGGCCGGGGTCAGGTCGCGGGTCAGTACCGGTTCGGTGGTCCCGGTCGCGGCCGCCAGCAGGCCGGTGCCGGCGTCACCGCCGAGGCAGGACAGGGCGGCCAGGTGGTGACGGGTCCCGGCGGGCAGTTGCTCCACGCGTACGGCCAGCAATCGGGGAATCTGGTGGGCCGCGGCGAAGGACCGGACCGCCTCCGGCTCCCACTGCCAGCCCGTCCCGGACAGGGTCAGCAACCGTTCCGACCGCAGCCCGTTGAGCAGTTCCACCATGGCGTACGGGTTACCGTCGCCGCTGTCCCGGACCGCTTCGGCCAACTCGGCGGTGTCCTGCGGCGGCGTCCGCAGCACCGCGCCGACCAGTTCGGCCGCGCTGTCCGGGTCGAGTCCGGCGAGCCGGATCACCGGGCCGGCCCGGCCGTCGTGCCGCCAGCGGTCGATCAGTTC from Actinoplanes derwentensis includes these protein-coding regions:
- a CDS encoding sensor histidine kinase, with product MLYRSERTQVFRRTVPGGRSLIHKRATGPGATRRAGHEQSVLRHLAGIPGVPRLAGHQSPRVLTVEDDGGTVPDGGPLPVPTLWKIGAGLAATLAAVHRAGVIHRDVTPANILLPATGPPILIDFDLALIGPGPGTAPDGPVGTLGYLAPEQTGRIGTAVDIRADLYGLGATLYALATGEPPVRGPDTLDLVRDTLTRPPVPPDRLRPDLPPRFAAIVLRLLEKDPDRRYQSAEGLAYDLARGQADPDGRWLLGERDFPAFLVPPARLAGRSRETALLTAALDRALDGGTPALLVAGPPGSGKSALLRALRPMITDRGGWFTTGRFDRFRTGTGTGGVTRALRGLVQAALAEPEPEIAEDRRRIVAELGANTEVVYAAIPEMTDLLGPREQTRPADPTTARARAGAAAVALLRAFAARHRIVLVLDDLQWAVDGSVQVLEAILGAGPIPGLLITMTYRDEDPALRELIDRWRHDGRAGPVIRLAGLDPDSAAELVGAVLRTPPQDTAELAEAVRDSGDGNPYAMVELLNGLRSERLLTLSGTGWQWEPEAVRSFAAAHQIPRLLAVRVEQLPAGTRHHLAALSCLGGDAGTGLLAAATGTTEPVLTRDLTPAVDGGLILITDGTVRFRLDLIHQTAHDLQTTAEREHTHLTLARRLATRPGHQQEAAEQYLAAVALITGPAERQTAAALLHEAGRRTVRLTNHPVAAELFDAASRLAPDRGPLCDAIAVDRHATLFCLGRLDEADRIYRELAGRSPDLITLADATAIQVDLLAQRGDSQASWALGLDVLRRFGIEPPDDLAPYVLAETAALRDHPGDLDRAAETTDPRVLAAGRLINRLLVPAYRLGTLHHAWVVLQAYRLWRTEGVCPPVVGAAGAAICTTIDQYDDYRTGYRLSRYVAETGRAHGYQAETAVARYMYLYLAAHWFEPLEEIADAGPQARDDLIAAGDGLVAGLSSVRQAAALFDTADSLETVAEEVGAALATAERTGNRTAALSLTGYRDLVRGLREPVPDCEPPEPDGLHTYPPGLATHHVNRALAALLRHDPAALDEHSAAAMRHRDAIRGFYVSALARVVRCLSLTARLRDGDPTAGTELGGLRDWLAARATDSPRNFRPLLRLVDAERAWARGDPDAAARHFDAGLDEVTGRPWHRALLAERAARFHLERGMAHTGHRLLVEARDTYLAWGAGGLLARLEAGHPFLRATVPDSGSGAGTDRIDLVAILRASRALSSATSLAGLERQVGDVLSAMTGATHVRLVLRHRTGDWHTTEIAGDTPAGPGPDRLESAVRYVLRTGRPLLVADATRDGRFARDPYLAGLGTCALLAVPIPSRDADGAVLLLENHRQDGVFATDRLEAVRLIAGQLAVALDNALLYDSLEDTVRIRTADLADRHRELEAANQLKADLIGMLGHEINNPLAMMLGNLDLALSEEDLPAGTRQIVGKVHRTTQRLAIIVQEVLDLVSLDAGRLMATPVPVHVADHIEAALVATAAGGVPVVCPPDLVAMMQPSHLDQILTNLISNAAKYGGGVTAVVARQRGPAVTVEVRDEGPGVPPEFQDRLFDRFARAASTAGKVAGTGLGLYIVRELARANQGDVDYHPGETGGSTFVLRLRPGHGPEPPVTPG